A genomic window from Fusarium oxysporum Fo47 chromosome VIII, complete sequence includes:
- a CDS encoding RS23_NEUCR 40S ribosomal protein S23 (hypothetical protein FOXB_05980) yields MAGGKPRGLNAARKLRTNRKDQKWADLAYKKRALGTAYKSSPFGGSSHAKGIVLEKVGVEAKQPNSAIRKCVRVQLIKNGKKVTAFVPNDGCLNFVDENDEVLLAGFGRKGKAKGDIPGVRFKVVKVSGVGLLALWKEKKEKPRS; encoded by the exons ATGGCTGGAGGCAAACCCCGTGGTCTTAACGCCGCCCGCAAGCTGCGAACGAACCGAAAGGACCAGAAATGGGCCGATCTCGCCTACAAGAAGCGTGCCCTCGGTACCGCCTATAAGTCCTCTCCCTTCGGTGGTTCCTCCCACGCCAAGGGCATCGTCCTCGAGAAGGTCGGTGTCGAGGCCAAGCAGCCCAACTCCGCTATCCGAAAGTGTGTCCGTGTTCAGCTTATCAAGAACGGAAAGAAGGTCACTGCCTTCG TCCCCAATGACGGTTGCTTGAACTTCGTGGACGAGAACGACGAGGTCCTCCTGGCTGGTTTCGGTCGCAAGGGCAAGGCCAAGGGTGATATTCCCGGTGTTCGATTCAAGGTCGTCAAGGTCTCTGGTGTCGGTCTGCTCGCTCTgtggaaggagaagaaggagaagcccCGTTCTTAA
- a CDS encoding 4-hydroxybenzoate hexaprenyltransferase, producing MRLSALPRASAWAQCRGISGQALKVPRQLQTRPSLIRACQGLRQPWHRNQRAVGFHEAKPRSLPLVTQDLDSPSAPTAPAPYKPPETGLLSKLPASWVPYAELIRLDKPAGTYYLFFPCLFSTLMAAPMAMPMATPGSVIGTSLLFFSGALIMRGAGCTINDLWDRNLDPHVSRTRLRPIARGAITPFKGLVYTGVQLFAGLGILLQFPLPCLFYGVPSLLLVASYPLAKRVTYYPQAVLGLTFSWGAIMGFPALGIDLLSHTPALTAAACLYASNIAWTILYDMIYAHMDIKDDVKAGIKSIALKHDAETKQVLTGLAAVQISLLAAAGFAAGAGPAFFVGSCGGAMVTLGIMIKRVNLKDVKDCWWWFINGCWITGGVISLGLAADYTIRYVQGPQDEVKSEN from the coding sequence ATGAGATTAAGTGCGCTCCCCCGGGCTTCGGCCTGGGCTCAGTGTCGAGGAATCTCAGGTCAGGCTCTGAAAGTCCCAAGACAACTACAGACACGACCTTCACTCATTCGTGCTTGTCAAGGCTTGAGACAACCATGGCATCGTAATCAGCGAGCAGTTGGGTTTCACGAGGCCAAACCTCGATCTTTGCCTCTGGTCACCCAGGATTTGGACTCACCATCAGCTCCCACGGCACCGGCACCTTATAAGCCACCTGAGACGGGACTGTTATCGAAACTCCCAGCCTCGTGGGTTCCTTATGCTGAGCTGATTCGACTTGATAAGCCCGCTGGAACCTATTATTTGTTCTTCCCATGTCTCTTTTCTACTCTCATGGCTGCCCCAATGGCTATGCCAATGGCAACTCCAGGCTCTGTTATTGGAACATcgctccttttcttctctggaGCTCTCATCATGAGAGGTGCTGGATGTACTATCAATGATCTATGGGACCGTAACCTCGATCCTCATGTCTCAAGAACTCGACTTAGGCCGATTGCTCGTGGTGCGATCACACCGTTCAAAGGACTTGTCTACACTGGGGTTCAACTGTTTGCCGGCCTTGGGATATTGCTCCAATTTCCCCTGCCTTGCCTCTTTTACGGCGTCCCCAGCTTGCTCCTGGTAGCCAGCTATCCTTTGGCCAAGAGAGTTACTTACTACCCTCAAGCAGTTCTCGGCCTCACCTTCTCGTGGGGCGCCATCATGGGTTTCCCGGCTCTTGGAATCGATCTGCTGTCACATACCCCAGCCTTGACTGCTGCAGCCTGCCTCTATGCTTCAAATATTGCATGGACAATATTATACGACATGATCTACGCTCATATGGACATCAAGGACGACGTCAAGGCGGGAATCAAGAGCATTGCACTGAAACATGATGCTGAGACTAAGCAAGTGCTGACAGGATTGGCTGCTGTACAAATCTCTCTTTTGGCTGCTGCCGGATTTGCAGCTGGTGCTGGCCCGGCGTTCTTTGTCGGGAGCTGTGGAGGAGCTATGGTCACGCTTGGTATCATGATTAAGCGGGTCAATCTGAAGGATGTCAAGgattgttggtggtggttcaTTAACGGGTGTTGGATCACCGGTGGTGTGATCAGCCTGGGCCTGGCTGCAGACTACACTATCAGATATGTCCAGGGACCTCAGGACGAGGTCAAGTCGGAGAACTGA